A single window of Hymenobacter sp. APR13 DNA harbors:
- a CDS encoding MOSC domain-containing protein, which produces MAAPLLLQDLYIYPVKSLGGIRVTQAEIEPRGLRHDRRWLLVDERNQFMTQRQTPDMALLRVAPAYNGFLLTHAQRPDLLPLYVPFEATPERTLFVTIWDDMVFAWRGTRAADEWVSEALGRPCKLVYMSDMARRDVEPDLNPEGQLVSFADGYPFLLIGQSALDELNGRLAEPVPMDRFRPNLVFSGGTPFEEDTWAEFQVGDVPFRAVRACGRCVLTTIDQQSAEKSAAGEPLRTLATYRTQGSKVMFGQNVTGPGRGLLRVGDTLQVLNLK; this is translated from the coding sequence ATGGCCGCACCGCTCCTCCTGCAAGACCTCTACATCTACCCCGTCAAGTCGCTGGGCGGCATCCGGGTAACCCAGGCCGAGATAGAGCCGCGCGGCCTGCGCCACGACCGCCGCTGGCTGCTGGTAGATGAGCGCAACCAGTTCATGACCCAGCGCCAGACGCCCGACATGGCGTTGCTACGGGTGGCGCCGGCCTACAACGGCTTCCTGCTCACGCACGCCCAGCGGCCCGATCTGCTGCCGCTGTACGTGCCCTTCGAGGCTACGCCCGAGCGCACGCTGTTCGTGACCATCTGGGACGATATGGTGTTTGCCTGGCGCGGCACCCGCGCCGCCGACGAATGGGTGAGCGAGGCCCTGGGCCGCCCCTGCAAGCTGGTGTACATGTCGGATATGGCCCGCCGCGACGTGGAGCCCGACCTCAACCCCGAAGGCCAGCTGGTGAGCTTCGCCGACGGCTACCCCTTCCTGCTCATCGGCCAGAGCGCCCTCGATGAACTCAACGGCCGCCTCGCCGAGCCCGTGCCCATGGACCGGTTCCGGCCTAACCTCGTGTTCAGCGGCGGCACCCCGTTCGAGGAAGACACCTGGGCCGAATTCCAGGTGGGCGACGTGCCGTTCCGGGCCGTGCGCGCCTGCGGCCGGTGCGTGCTCACCACCATCGACCAGCAGTCGGCCGAGAAAAGCGCGGCCGGCGAGCCGCTGCGCACGTTGGCCACCTACCGCACCCAAGGAAGCAAAGTGATGTTCGGGCAGAACGTGACTGGCCCCGGCCGTGGTCTGCTCCGCGTCGGTGACACCCTGCAGGTACTAAACCTGAAATAA
- a CDS encoding DUF547 domain-containing protein, producing MTRTLASRVIVLLLILAGAFPQVGASQTVSSARLHAPWDELLHQFVTPEGLVDYQGLLEQEDKLLDYLLAQRKVSPEAAGWSAAEQEAYWINIYNAATVYMVLQYYPLSNVNDIRLKGKVHSLWEAPSVQVGGQEYSLNQIEREKLTARFQDPRLHFALVQGAMSGPQLLPEAYEGAQLAQQLERQTRRFLNDPARNVLAGAQPQLSSLFNFYAAEFGSRTQLLEFVNRYAPMPVAATAPIEFLPFSWALNDRQPLSATQALHK from the coding sequence ATGACGCGTACGCTCGCCAGCCGGGTTATCGTTCTGCTTCTGATTTTGGCGGGTGCCTTCCCCCAGGTTGGCGCATCCCAAACCGTTTCCAGCGCCCGGCTGCACGCCCCCTGGGACGAGCTGCTGCACCAATTTGTAACGCCCGAGGGGCTCGTAGACTACCAGGGATTGCTGGAGCAGGAAGACAAGCTGCTCGACTACCTGCTGGCCCAGCGCAAAGTGTCGCCCGAAGCGGCTGGCTGGTCGGCGGCCGAGCAGGAAGCCTACTGGATCAACATCTACAACGCTGCCACCGTGTACATGGTGCTGCAGTATTACCCGCTCAGCAACGTCAACGACATCCGGCTGAAAGGCAAGGTGCACTCATTGTGGGAGGCGCCGAGCGTGCAGGTAGGCGGCCAGGAGTACTCGCTCAACCAGATCGAGCGCGAAAAGCTGACGGCGCGCTTTCAGGACCCGCGCCTGCACTTTGCGCTGGTGCAGGGCGCCATGTCGGGGCCGCAGCTGCTGCCCGAGGCCTACGAGGGCGCGCAGCTGGCCCAGCAGCTGGAGCGCCAGACCCGGCGCTTCCTCAACGACCCGGCCCGCAATGTGCTGGCGGGCGCCCAGCCCCAGCTGTCCAGCCTGTTCAATTTCTACGCGGCCGAGTTCGGGAGCCGCACGCAGCTGCTGGAGTTTGTCAACCGCTACGCGCCCATGCCGGTAGCGGCCACCGCTCCAATTGAGTTTCTGCCCTTTAGCTGGGCCCTCAACGACCGGCAGCCGCTATCGGCTACCCAGGCTCTGCACAAATAA
- a CDS encoding DUF2461 domain-containing protein yields the protein MDRALVLAFLRELATHNHKAWMDEHRADYQQARAEFTALLRELLNGLQQFEPGIRGLTPADVMYRLHKNDRSQRDPETYKRHMSAGLKPGGRHSPWAGYYVVLEPGGESYVGAGRWEPEPQQLARIRQEIHYNGPAFHALRQAPDFQRHFPAGLDPADALKTAPKGYDRLDPDIEWLRLKRFFVWRAIPDAEVLRPDFPARVLEAWRAAQPFMRFLNETMKD from the coding sequence ATGGACCGAGCCCTGGTGCTGGCGTTTCTGCGCGAGCTGGCCACCCACAACCATAAAGCCTGGATGGACGAGCACCGGGCCGACTACCAGCAGGCGCGCGCCGAATTCACGGCCCTGCTGCGCGAGCTGCTCAACGGCTTGCAGCAGTTTGAGCCCGGCATCCGCGGCCTCACGCCGGCCGATGTGATGTACCGCCTGCACAAAAACGACCGTTCGCAGCGCGACCCCGAAACCTACAAGCGCCACATGAGCGCCGGCCTCAAGCCCGGTGGCCGCCACAGTCCCTGGGCCGGCTACTACGTGGTGCTGGAGCCGGGCGGCGAGTCGTACGTGGGGGCTGGGCGCTGGGAGCCTGAGCCGCAGCAGCTGGCCCGCATCCGGCAGGAAATCCACTACAACGGCCCCGCCTTCCACGCCCTGCGCCAGGCCCCCGACTTCCAGCGCCACTTCCCCGCCGGCCTCGACCCCGCCGACGCCCTCAAAACCGCCCCCAAAGGCTACGACCGCCTCGACCCCGACATTGAGTGGCTGCGCCTCAAGCGCTTCTTCGTGTGGCGCGCCATCCCCGATGCCGAGGTGCTGCGCCCCGACTTCCCGGCCCGCGTGCTGGAAGCCTGGCGCGCCGCCCAGCCCTTCATGCGCTTCCTTAATGAGACTATGAAGGATTAG
- a CDS encoding deoxynucleoside kinase codes for MHIAIVGNIGAGKTTLANKLAHHFNWEVFLEDVDHNPYLKDFYDDMPRWAFHLQVYFLNSRFRQTQQIKKLQAASKGVIQDRTIYEDAHIFAANLHQSSLMTERDYRNYLGLFESMVSMVDPPDLLLYLRADLPKLVQQIERRNRDYENNIKIDYLKHLNEHYEEWISGYKHGKLLIVDVNHLDYVSNPEDLSGIIESINSTLFGLF; via the coding sequence ATGCACATTGCCATCGTCGGCAACATTGGGGCCGGCAAAACCACGCTGGCCAATAAGCTGGCCCACCATTTCAACTGGGAAGTTTTCCTGGAGGACGTCGACCACAATCCGTACCTAAAGGACTTCTACGATGATATGCCGCGCTGGGCGTTTCATCTGCAGGTGTATTTCCTCAACAGCCGCTTCCGCCAGACCCAGCAGATCAAGAAGCTGCAGGCGGCCAGCAAGGGCGTCATTCAGGACCGCACCATCTACGAGGATGCCCACATCTTCGCGGCCAACCTGCACCAGTCCAGCCTGATGACCGAGCGCGACTACCGCAACTACCTGGGGCTGTTCGAGTCGATGGTGAGCATGGTGGATCCGCCGGACCTGCTGCTGTACCTGCGCGCCGACCTGCCCAAGCTGGTGCAGCAGATCGAGCGCCGCAACCGCGACTACGAAAACAACATCAAGATCGACTACCTCAAGCACCTCAACGAGCACTACGAGGAGTGGATCAGCGGCTACAAGCACGGCAAGCTGCTCATCGTCGACGTCAACCACCTCGACTACGTGAGCAACCCCGAAGACCTGAGCGGCATCATCGAAAGCATCAATAGCACCCTGTTTGGGCTGTTCTAG
- a CDS encoding GNAT family N-acetyltransferase, translated as MSRVEPASATIRAATTADIATIVELAEATWEPTYRFIISKEQIDYMYRVIYTPASLLRQMTEQGHQFLLLLDADQQPGGFASYSAKELAGAYHLNKIYILPSHQGQGFGQRLLRAVETAVRTAGGHILELNVNRHNPALAFYEHEGFARNREEDIAIGPYWMNDYVMRKELL; from the coding sequence ATGTCACGCGTTGAACCTGCTTCTGCTACCATCCGGGCGGCCACCACGGCCGATATTGCCACCATCGTTGAGTTGGCCGAAGCGACCTGGGAACCTACCTACCGCTTCATCATCTCGAAGGAGCAGATCGACTATATGTACCGCGTGATTTACACGCCGGCCTCGCTGCTGCGCCAGATGACCGAGCAGGGCCACCAGTTTCTGCTGCTGCTGGATGCCGACCAGCAACCGGGCGGCTTTGCGTCGTACTCGGCCAAGGAGCTGGCCGGCGCCTACCACCTCAACAAGATCTACATTCTGCCCTCGCACCAGGGCCAGGGCTTTGGGCAGCGGCTGCTGCGGGCCGTGGAAACGGCCGTGCGCACGGCCGGCGGCCACATTCTGGAGCTGAACGTAAACCGCCACAACCCCGCGCTGGCGTTTTACGAGCACGAAGGCTTTGCCCGGAACCGCGAAGAAGACATTGCCATCGGCCCCTACTGGATGAACGACTACGTCATGCGCAAGGAGCTGCTGTAG
- a CDS encoding CDGSH iron-sulfur domain-containing protein, with protein sequence MATTKLTVLSNGSLRVEGTDIELVDAQGQPYGLGGRERISICRCGLSSQKPFCDGSHKGHFEHDAKAFDLPAPKPAAPQA encoded by the coding sequence ATGGCCACCACCAAACTCACCGTCCTCAGCAATGGCTCCCTCCGCGTGGAGGGAACCGATATCGAACTCGTAGATGCCCAGGGCCAGCCCTACGGCCTCGGCGGCCGGGAGCGGATCAGCATCTGCCGCTGCGGCCTCAGCAGCCAGAAGCCCTTCTGCGACGGCTCGCACAAAGGCCACTTCGAGCACGACGCCAAAGCCTTTGACCTGCCCGCGCCCAAGCCCGCTGCCCCGCAGGCTTAA
- a CDS encoding acyl-CoA-binding protein, protein MATPEEFEAAAARSKELPAKPDNMTLLKLYALYKQGSEGDISGDRPGGFDFKAIAKYDAWAGMRGKSQDEARQEYVDFVNSLF, encoded by the coding sequence ATGGCCACTCCCGAAGAATTTGAAGCCGCCGCCGCCCGCAGCAAAGAACTGCCCGCCAAGCCCGACAACATGACCCTGCTCAAGCTCTACGCCCTCTACAAGCAAGGCAGCGAAGGCGACATCTCCGGCGACCGTCCGGGTGGCTTCGACTTCAAAGCCATTGCCAAATACGACGCCTGGGCCGGCATGCGCGGCAAAAGCCAGGACGAAGCCCGCCAGGAGTACGTGGACTTCGTGAACTCCCTGTTCTAA
- a CDS encoding metal-dependent hydrolase family protein codes for MLKKLLPGLLAATLLLPASTLAQRTYLHCGRLLDMRANGRAQTEMTLVVEKGLVLAVERGYTTPPNATDKVIDLKNRTVLPGLIDCHVHLESETSKDQYLQEFTQNPADVAFGTLAHARVTLLSGFTTVRDLGGSGVNIALRNAINRGQVVGPRIFTAGKAISGTGGHMDPTNGYRQDLMGMPGPADGVANGPEQGRQAVREQYKRGADLIKIASTGGVLSVAKDGSSAQMTEEEIRTIVQTARDLGLNVACHAHGAEGMKRAIRAGVTSIEHGTLMDDETMKLMKKYGTWYVPTITAGKSVADSAKIPNYYPPLVTPKALAIGPKLQGTFGRAYKAGVKIAFGTDAAVFRHGVNALEFRYMVEAGMPPLEALRSATVSAAELLGQTSSLGTLEPGKLADVVAVDGDPVQDINAMQRVRFVMKQGVIYRSE; via the coding sequence ATGCTGAAAAAATTACTCCCCGGCCTGCTGGCCGCCACCCTGCTGCTGCCCGCCTCCACCCTGGCCCAGCGCACATACCTGCACTGCGGCCGCCTGCTGGACATGCGCGCCAACGGCCGCGCCCAGACCGAAATGACGCTGGTGGTAGAAAAAGGCCTCGTGCTGGCTGTGGAGCGCGGCTACACCACCCCGCCCAATGCCACCGACAAGGTCATCGACCTGAAAAACCGCACCGTGCTGCCGGGCCTGATTGACTGCCACGTGCACCTGGAAAGTGAAACCAGCAAAGACCAGTACCTCCAGGAATTCACCCAGAACCCGGCCGACGTGGCCTTCGGCACCCTGGCCCACGCCCGCGTGACGCTGCTGTCGGGCTTCACCACGGTGCGCGACCTGGGCGGCTCGGGCGTGAACATTGCGTTGCGCAACGCCATCAACCGGGGGCAGGTGGTGGGGCCGCGCATCTTCACGGCGGGCAAGGCCATATCGGGCACGGGCGGCCACATGGACCCCACCAACGGCTACCGCCAGGATCTGATGGGCATGCCCGGCCCGGCCGATGGCGTGGCCAACGGCCCCGAGCAGGGCCGGCAGGCCGTGCGCGAGCAGTACAAGCGTGGCGCCGACCTGATCAAGATTGCCAGCACCGGCGGCGTGCTGAGCGTGGCCAAAGACGGCAGCAGCGCCCAGATGACCGAGGAGGAAATCCGCACCATCGTGCAGACGGCCCGCGACCTGGGTTTGAACGTGGCCTGCCACGCCCACGGCGCCGAAGGCATGAAGCGCGCCATCCGGGCCGGCGTGACCAGCATCGAGCACGGCACGCTCATGGACGACGAAACCATGAAGCTGATGAAGAAATACGGCACCTGGTACGTGCCCACCATCACGGCCGGCAAGTCGGTGGCCGACTCAGCCAAAATCCCGAACTACTACCCACCCCTTGTAACGCCCAAGGCCCTGGCCATCGGGCCCAAGCTGCAGGGCACGTTTGGGCGGGCCTACAAGGCCGGGGTGAAGATTGCCTTCGGGACGGATGCGGCCGTGTTTCGGCACGGCGTGAATGCGCTGGAGTTCCGCTATATGGTGGAGGCCGGCATGCCGCCGCTGGAGGCCCTGCGCAGCGCCACCGTGTCGGCGGCGGAGCTGCTGGGCCAGACCAGCAGCCTAGGCACGCTGGAGCCCGGCAAGCTGGCCGACGTGGTAGCCGTAGACGGCGACCCAGTGCAGGACATCAACGCCATGCAGCGGGTGCGCTTCGTGATGAAGCAGGGCGTGATATATCGTAGCGAGTGA
- a CDS encoding glycosyltransferase family 39 protein has protein sequence MPLRKSLSFWVLLVCSASILLTSFLYYPRWNKSQTEALISWDASGYYMYLPATFIYHDLKKLDFLPAITQKYSPDPYQNQAYLDSTSGNQVMKYPAGLAVQSLPFFAAGHLAAKTLGYPTDGFSAPYQLSLQIGAELVAILGFVLVWYTLRRRFSEEATALTLVVLALGSNYLNYAAIDSAMTHNWLFTLYAGLILLTQAFYKRPTLGRALAIGAVCGLMALTRPTEVLATLIPILWGLRPDRQVLAARLAFWRRHLPHLLLAGLAGAAIGSIQPLYWHYVTGRWLVYSYGDQSFSWLRPHLYDGIFSFRSGWLTYSPLMAVALLGFGALWRRYPEVFWAMLIYSVLFIYVTFAWDIWWYGGSLGQRAMVQSYPVLAWPMAAAMSWLLAQRVRVAAFAVLLLLGIYYNLWMTHQAHGGSGLIAAGEMTRPFFWQVVGRNAVPVSTFWLLDNPDQLVNDSNRKNVRELWHTDFEQDTTAGCGTPALQGRCSLALDQTHQSSPDYRINIFQNDVQWVRVLARARCVQKEWDTWKMTQLVVSFRQGDDKVKEGFIRLQRVVGQDWPAEVYLDLQAPRNQSYDNIRVAFWNADGPQRILIDEVRVEAFER, from the coding sequence ATGCCTCTTCGCAAGTCTCTTTCCTTTTGGGTGCTGCTAGTTTGCTCCGCCTCTATCCTGCTGACTTCGTTTCTGTATTACCCGCGCTGGAATAAGTCCCAGACCGAAGCCCTGATCAGCTGGGATGCGTCGGGTTACTATATGTATCTGCCGGCTACGTTCATTTATCATGACCTGAAGAAGCTGGATTTTCTGCCGGCCATCACCCAGAAATACTCGCCCGACCCGTACCAGAACCAAGCCTACCTGGACTCGACCAGCGGCAACCAGGTGATGAAGTATCCGGCGGGGTTGGCCGTGCAAAGCCTGCCGTTTTTCGCAGCCGGCCATCTGGCCGCCAAGACGCTGGGCTACCCCACCGACGGGTTTTCGGCGCCGTACCAACTGAGCCTGCAGATAGGCGCGGAGCTGGTGGCTATTCTGGGGTTTGTGCTGGTGTGGTATACGCTGCGGCGGCGGTTCAGTGAGGAGGCCACGGCCCTGACGCTGGTGGTGCTGGCGCTGGGCTCCAACTACCTCAACTACGCCGCCATCGACTCGGCCATGACGCATAACTGGCTGTTTACGCTGTATGCAGGCCTGATTCTACTCACTCAGGCTTTCTACAAGCGGCCTACGCTGGGCCGGGCCCTGGCCATCGGCGCGGTGTGCGGCCTGATGGCCCTGACCCGCCCAACCGAAGTGCTAGCCACGCTGATTCCCATTCTGTGGGGGCTGCGGCCTGACCGGCAGGTGCTGGCGGCCCGGCTGGCGTTCTGGCGTCGGCACCTGCCGCACCTGCTACTGGCCGGTTTAGCCGGCGCGGCTATCGGCAGCATCCAGCCGCTCTACTGGCACTACGTGACGGGGCGCTGGCTGGTGTACAGCTACGGCGACCAAAGCTTTAGCTGGCTGCGGCCCCACCTCTACGACGGTATCTTCAGCTTCCGCAGCGGCTGGCTGACGTATTCGCCGCTGATGGCCGTGGCTTTGCTGGGCTTCGGGGCGCTGTGGCGGCGCTACCCGGAGGTGTTCTGGGCCATGCTGATTTACTCGGTGCTGTTCATTTACGTCACGTTTGCCTGGGACATCTGGTGGTACGGCGGCTCTTTGGGGCAGCGGGCCATGGTGCAGAGCTACCCCGTGCTGGCCTGGCCCATGGCCGCGGCCATGAGCTGGCTGCTGGCCCAGCGGGTGCGCGTGGCGGCCTTTGCCGTGCTGCTGCTGCTTGGTATCTACTACAACCTCTGGATGACGCATCAGGCCCACGGCGGCTCCGGCCTGATTGCGGCCGGCGAGATGACCCGCCCGTTTTTCTGGCAGGTGGTGGGCCGCAACGCCGTACCGGTTTCCACCTTCTGGCTGCTCGACAACCCTGACCAGTTGGTGAATGACTCCAACCGCAAAAACGTGCGGGAGCTGTGGCACACCGATTTCGAGCAGGACACCACGGCCGGCTGCGGCACACCCGCGCTGCAGGGCCGCTGCTCGCTGGCCCTCGACCAAACCCACCAGTCCAGCCCCGACTACCGCATCAACATCTTCCAGAACGACGTGCAGTGGGTGCGGGTGCTCGCCCGCGCCAGGTGCGTGCAGAAGGAATGGGACACCTGGAAAATGACCCAACTAGTGGTCAGCTTCCGGCAGGGCGACGACAAGGTGAAGGAAGGCTTTATCCGGCTCCAGCGCGTGGTCGGCCAGGACTGGCCCGCCGAGGTATACCTCGACCTGCAGGCCCCGCGCAACCAGTCCTACGACAACATCCGGGTGGCCTTCTGGAACGCCGACGGCCCCCAGCGCATCCTCATCGACGAAGTACGGGTAGAGGCGTTTGAGCGGTGA
- a CDS encoding zinc dependent phospholipase C family protein, translated as MKKQFLLLLCLVLLVPVTSPGWGFFAHRTIAQISIYALPASMQSFYFRHMREIVRLSTAPDERRDADPKEASKHYIDLDHFGDNPFGAMPKAWEKAEAKYTADTLRKYGTVPWTIIDVQDQLTTAFKQRDTVAIVRLSAELCHYVADAYVPLHTTENYDGQLTNQAGMHSLWESKLPERHIAEYKLDSEPAKYVKEPLNDVWKVLQESYGFLGETFDREEKVTRQFTPETKYSFSHKFGKTRRFYSDAFADAYHKEVGGMVAFRLKLAPTFISSLWLTAWKDGGSPNLNELMTRKPGKADKDSLDAQLKIWKDNGLVPQQMLLAMQKQAVVVQPDQINAAKDMAPPVLETTSPPVAPAPAAAPKATTAGAPAPAPAPAGKGPEKVKTKTKSADGGSTKTKDKEPARKKKAAQKDDGWGAPAGSGW; from the coding sequence ATGAAAAAACAGTTTCTCCTCTTGTTGTGTCTGGTGCTGCTGGTTCCGGTTACGTCGCCGGGCTGGGGCTTTTTTGCGCACCGCACCATCGCGCAGATTTCCATCTATGCGCTGCCGGCCAGCATGCAGTCGTTCTATTTCCGGCACATGCGCGAAATCGTGCGCCTGTCCACAGCCCCCGACGAGCGGCGCGACGCCGACCCCAAGGAGGCCAGCAAGCACTACATCGACCTCGACCACTTCGGCGACAACCCCTTTGGGGCCATGCCCAAGGCCTGGGAGAAAGCCGAGGCCAAGTACACGGCCGACACCCTGCGCAAGTACGGCACCGTGCCCTGGACCATCATCGACGTGCAGGACCAGCTCACCACGGCCTTCAAGCAGCGCGACACGGTAGCCATTGTGCGGCTCTCGGCCGAGCTGTGCCACTACGTGGCCGACGCCTACGTGCCGCTGCACACCACCGAAAACTACGACGGCCAGCTCACCAACCAGGCCGGCATGCACTCGCTCTGGGAAAGCAAGCTGCCTGAGCGCCACATTGCCGAGTACAAGCTGGATTCGGAGCCGGCCAAGTACGTGAAGGAGCCGCTCAACGACGTATGGAAGGTGCTGCAGGAGTCGTACGGCTTCCTGGGCGAAACCTTCGACCGGGAAGAGAAAGTGACCCGGCAGTTTACGCCCGAAACCAAGTACAGCTTCTCGCATAAGTTCGGCAAGACTCGCCGCTTCTACTCCGATGCCTTCGCCGATGCCTACCACAAGGAAGTGGGCGGCATGGTGGCCTTCCGCCTGAAGCTGGCGCCCACGTTCATCTCGTCATTGTGGCTGACGGCCTGGAAGGACGGCGGCAGCCCCAACCTCAACGAGTTGATGACCCGCAAGCCCGGCAAGGCCGACAAAGACTCGCTGGATGCGCAGCTGAAAATCTGGAAAGACAACGGCCTAGTGCCCCAGCAGATGCTGCTGGCGATGCAGAAGCAGGCTGTAGTGGTGCAGCCCGACCAGATCAACGCCGCCAAAGACATGGCCCCGCCCGTGCTGGAAACCACTTCGCCGCCGGTAGCCCCCGCGCCGGCTGCCGCGCCCAAAGCCACCACGGCCGGCGCCCCGGCGCCTGCCCCAGCGCCCGCCGGGAAGGGCCCGGAAAAGGTGAAAACCAAAACCAAGTCGGCCGACGGCGGCAGCACCAAGACCAAAGACAAGGAGCCCGCCCGCAAGAAGAAGGCCGCCCAGAAGGACGACGGCTGGGGCGCGCCGGCCGGTTCGGGCTGGTAG
- a CDS encoding peptidylprolyl isomerase: MLSFSPSARTGILLLAAASLTLPACNRQQPVDETAAPVVSNEKPTPGPSLLSLADSSAAALLLPYGRQYPASGVVLHTRHGDIRVKLYDDTPIHKANFLLLSRRGVFDESVFNRVVKGFAVQGGSSEHRTIRLNRYRLPPELRPAHFHRRGALGMARYDDEQNPGKLSSSTDFYFVQGSTMTPAQSQAMAGRILTPEQQRVYATVGGVPSLDGRYTVFGEITEGLDVMDKIANEPVDAYKWPLKDVGIRMEILP; the protein is encoded by the coding sequence ATGCTCTCCTTCTCTCCTTCGGCCCGAACGGGCATTTTGCTGCTGGCCGCGGCCAGCCTGACGCTGCCGGCCTGCAACCGCCAGCAGCCCGTGGACGAAACGGCGGCGCCCGTCGTCTCGAACGAGAAGCCTACGCCCGGCCCGTCCCTGCTGTCGTTGGCCGACAGCAGCGCGGCGGCCCTGCTGCTGCCCTACGGCCGGCAGTATCCGGCCTCGGGCGTGGTGCTGCACACCCGCCACGGCGACATTCGGGTGAAGCTCTACGACGATACGCCCATCCACAAAGCCAACTTCCTGCTGCTCTCGCGCCGGGGCGTGTTCGACGAGTCGGTATTCAACCGCGTGGTCAAGGGCTTTGCCGTGCAGGGCGGCAGCTCCGAGCACCGTACCATCCGGCTGAACCGCTACCGGCTTCCACCCGAGCTGCGCCCGGCCCACTTCCACCGGCGCGGTGCCCTGGGCATGGCCCGCTACGACGACGAGCAGAACCCCGGCAAGCTCTCTTCCAGCACCGATTTCTACTTCGTGCAGGGCTCCACCATGACGCCCGCCCAAAGCCAGGCCATGGCCGGCCGGATCCTCACGCCCGAGCAGCAGCGCGTATACGCCACCGTGGGCGGCGTGCCCTCCCTAGATGGCCGCTACACCGTATTCGGCGAAATCACTGAGGGCCTCGACGTAATGGATAAAATAGCCAACGAGCCCGTCGATGCCTACAAGTGGCCTCTCAAAGACGTTGGCATCCGGATGGAGATACTGCCGTAA